The Salegentibacter mishustinae genome includes a window with the following:
- the wecB gene encoding non-hydrolyzing UDP-N-acetylglucosamine 2-epimerase has product MPLTKMKIDLIAGARPNFVKIAALIHANREIGNPLDFRLIHTGQHYDEALSGSFFKDLELPESDINLGTGSGSQAEQTSAIMMAYEKVLLEKKPDLCLVVGDVTSSMASAITAKKMQVKVAHVEAGIRSGDWRMPEEVNRVLIDSIADYFFTTTQKAKNFLLHTGKNEEQVFFVGNTMIDTLLRFKPYFRKSAIWNALNLKEKSYLVLTLHRPANVDETKKLEETLTEILRNANGLPVIFPIHPRTRKALIALDLPGEKLHLIDPLGYLEFNYLVQNAKAVLTDSGGITEETTVLGIPCITLRDNTERPETITEGTNELIGTNPATIAPALAKLFNDSWKQTTVPELWDGKTGERIIEKLNQLL; this is encoded by the coding sequence ATGCCATTGACCAAAATGAAAATAGACCTTATCGCCGGGGCAAGGCCGAATTTTGTGAAAATAGCCGCCTTAATTCACGCAAACCGGGAAATAGGAAACCCGCTTGATTTTCGCCTGATACATACCGGGCAACATTATGATGAGGCTTTAAGCGGGAGTTTCTTTAAAGACCTGGAGTTGCCAGAATCTGATATTAACCTGGGAACTGGTAGCGGAAGCCAGGCGGAACAGACTTCGGCTATAATGATGGCTTACGAAAAAGTACTACTGGAGAAAAAACCAGACCTATGCCTAGTAGTTGGGGACGTCACATCCAGCATGGCTTCTGCTATTACTGCTAAGAAAATGCAAGTTAAAGTGGCTCATGTGGAGGCAGGAATTCGGTCCGGAGATTGGAGAATGCCAGAAGAAGTAAATAGAGTGTTAATCGATAGTATAGCCGACTATTTCTTTACAACAACCCAGAAAGCAAAAAATTTCCTTTTACACACCGGAAAGAACGAAGAACAAGTATTCTTTGTAGGAAATACAATGATAGATACTTTACTAAGGTTTAAACCTTATTTCCGGAAATCAGCAATATGGAACGCACTCAATTTAAAAGAGAAAAGCTACCTCGTGCTTACCTTACACCGGCCGGCAAATGTTGATGAAACCAAAAAATTAGAAGAAACTTTAACGGAGATCCTGAGAAATGCAAACGGACTTCCTGTAATTTTCCCGATTCATCCAAGAACGAGAAAAGCACTAATAGCTTTAGATCTTCCAGGAGAAAAACTTCACCTTATTGATCCCTTGGGTTACCTGGAATTCAATTACCTGGTACAAAATGCTAAAGCTGTTCTAACCGATTCCGGAGGTATTACTGAAGAAACTACCGTACTAGGAATTCCCTGTATCACTTTAAGGGATAATACCGAAAGACCGGAGACCATTACCGAAGGCACTAATGAACTTATTGGGACTAATCCTGCAACCATTGCTCCTGCCCTGGCAAAATTGTTTAATGATAGTTGGAAGCAAACCACTGTTCCTGAATTATGGGATGGGAAAACGGGGGAGAGAATTATTGAGAAACTGAATCAACTTTTATAA
- a CDS encoding glycosyltransferase family protein, which translates to MKDKSIKKILVVAESIDLEDSSGTKGRVALIKNLHKSGFEVIVYHYTRKEIQLDGIPCHSIKENRKTILFFLSRTERYLRYWFNLKLYKLIEQVLGFSFTLFNDRNSILAALNKIKGFEPDLVLSLSKGTSFRPHHALLKIPKWHSKWMAYIHDPYPFASYPRPYDYVEPGHQKKREFFLNVSEKACFAAYPSELLARWMESYFPPLKGKSVIIPHQIDEEEIDSPELPEYFKKNTFTIVHAGALMNARNPMGLIKAFRKFLKEVPEAAEHSQLLFIGKKSKYTPEFEELKKEIPQFYSSDDYLPFTQVQAIQKNAAVNVILEAKGPISPFLPGKFPHCIQTGKPILLLGPYYSESRRLLGADYPWWSEIDNEEKITQQIGEIYFKWLNNQMFMGCDYSFLREYLSASSLNQLNELIN; encoded by the coding sequence TTGAAAGACAAATCCATCAAAAAAATACTCGTTGTTGCAGAATCTATAGATTTAGAGGATAGTAGTGGCACAAAAGGCAGGGTCGCCCTCATAAAAAACTTGCATAAATCGGGCTTCGAGGTCATTGTGTATCATTATACCCGGAAAGAAATTCAGCTGGATGGCATCCCTTGTCATTCTATCAAAGAGAACCGAAAAACTATCTTATTTTTTCTAAGCAGAACGGAACGTTATTTACGGTATTGGTTTAATTTAAAGTTATATAAACTCATCGAGCAAGTCCTGGGGTTTTCCTTTACGCTTTTCAACGATCGCAACAGTATTTTAGCCGCTTTAAATAAAATCAAAGGATTCGAGCCCGATTTGGTGCTAAGCTTAAGTAAAGGAACCAGTTTTAGGCCGCACCATGCACTTCTGAAAATTCCGAAGTGGCATTCAAAGTGGATGGCCTATATTCACGATCCTTATCCCTTTGCTTCATACCCCCGGCCTTATGATTATGTGGAACCCGGGCATCAAAAAAAGAGAGAATTCTTTCTCAATGTTTCAGAAAAAGCCTGCTTTGCAGCTTATCCCAGCGAATTACTTGCAAGGTGGATGGAGAGCTACTTCCCTCCTTTAAAGGGGAAATCGGTGATAATTCCGCATCAGATTGATGAAGAGGAGATTGATTCTCCGGAACTACCAGAGTATTTTAAAAAAAATACTTTTACTATTGTACATGCAGGAGCCTTAATGAACGCAAGGAACCCGATGGGATTGATTAAAGCATTTAGAAAATTCCTGAAAGAAGTACCGGAAGCGGCTGAACATAGTCAGCTTCTTTTTATTGGTAAGAAATCAAAATATACCCCGGAGTTTGAAGAACTTAAAAAGGAAATACCGCAGTTTTATAGCAGTGATGATTATTTGCCTTTTACCCAGGTTCAGGCCATTCAGAAAAATGCCGCAGTTAATGTGATCCTGGAAGCTAAGGGGCCAATCAGTCCTTTCCTGCCGGGGAAATTCCCGCATTGTATCCAAACTGGAAAACCTATCTTGTTGTTGGGGCCTTATTATAGTGAATCCAGGAGATTACTTGGAGCTGATTACCCCTGGTGGAGTGAGATAGATAATGAGGAGAAAATCACTCAGCAGATAGGTGAAATTTATTTTAAGTGGCTTAATAACCAGATGTTTATGGGGTGTGATTATTCTTTTTTAAGGGAGTACCTATCTGCTTCAAGTTTAAATCAATTGAACGAATTAATTAATTAA
- a CDS encoding glycosyltransferase family 4 protein, translated as MKILMLSIFAPHFFNWTEQLRDSGHEVYWLDVYDSKSKVKQIDFVEQILGWRYKWDYPGRYFLKSKTPDITRLINIFNERNFQEQLEEQIRRIKPDVVHSFVMYLGGAPALPVMKKVLDLKWAYTAWGSDMYYYQHQPKHLKDMKETLAQMDYMFADCQRDYSIAQEHGFEGRFLGVFPGGGGFDLRGLDPFIKDKENRSMILIKGYQGLHGKCISVLEALQKLEMHLKDYRIVVFGAAPEVFKFVGSSSLKAFKNLEVYGKLPYQNLMELMGRALIYIGNSSSDGMPNTLLEAIIMGAFPMQSNPGGATAEVITHKKNGLLIEEPENPGQIAELIREALFNPEFRRKAIAWNSENIKPKLERERVKARVLKAYELIEKDL; from the coding sequence ATGAAAATCTTAATGCTCTCCATCTTCGCGCCACATTTCTTTAACTGGACCGAACAGTTGAGAGATTCTGGGCATGAGGTATATTGGTTGGATGTATACGACTCCAAATCCAAAGTTAAGCAGATAGATTTTGTTGAGCAGATCCTTGGATGGCGATATAAATGGGATTATCCCGGTAGGTATTTCCTTAAAAGTAAAACTCCTGATATAACCCGTCTCATTAATATTTTCAATGAACGCAATTTCCAGGAACAACTGGAAGAGCAAATTAGGAGAATAAAACCTGATGTAGTCCATAGTTTTGTGATGTATCTTGGAGGGGCGCCTGCCTTACCGGTGATGAAAAAGGTTCTCGACCTCAAATGGGCCTACACCGCCTGGGGCAGTGATATGTATTATTATCAACACCAACCAAAACATCTTAAGGATATGAAAGAAACCCTAGCCCAGATGGATTACATGTTTGCCGATTGCCAGAGAGATTATAGCATTGCTCAGGAACATGGTTTTGAAGGCAGGTTTCTCGGAGTTTTTCCGGGTGGAGGCGGTTTTGATCTCAGAGGTTTGGACCCTTTTATTAAGGATAAGGAAAACAGAAGTATGATTCTAATAAAGGGCTATCAGGGGCTACACGGAAAATGTATTTCTGTATTAGAGGCGCTTCAAAAACTAGAAATGCATTTAAAAGATTACCGGATAGTTGTATTTGGAGCTGCACCAGAAGTATTTAAATTTGTGGGGTCTTCTTCTTTAAAAGCATTTAAAAATTTGGAAGTATATGGAAAACTACCTTACCAAAACCTAATGGAATTGATGGGGCGGGCCTTAATCTATATCGGGAATAGTAGTTCTGATGGGATGCCTAATACCCTTCTGGAGGCAATTATAATGGGCGCTTTTCCAATGCAGTCTAATCCCGGAGGAGCTACCGCAGAAGTAATAACACATAAAAAAAATGGACTCCTAATTGAGGAGCCTGAGAATCCCGGCCAAATTGCAGAATTAATAAGGGAGGCTTTGTTCAATCCAGAGTTTAGAAGAAAAGCTATTGCCTGGAATTCAGAAAACATCAAACCGAAGCTGGAAAGAGAACGGGTTAAAGCCCGGGTTTTAAAAGCTTATGAATTAATAGAGAAAGATCTGTAA
- a CDS encoding glycosyltransferase: MEEDKKYLIFSPINEYGGVNIEVSFIANLINEKNPVEVISLGDYYSNALGNLNSNVNYNSLDRIIYNQHSLIRSITDLICKVKPLSSPNHFRVENKLTTSSLIKVRNKKIKVIEKAISRSDVVVICSQLTAHFVKEIVQFAFQQDKKIIFRLTGQIQSQHLKKENIPWFRKVSTFIHHSSESQERLSNFLKNSNNVIIDQTTILEKELLQIKIKPKKVNKFFTLSRLHSLKNIDAVIKAFINQSEGDDELNIYGDGEELIFLKKLAQNQPNIFFKGKVEFKDVPRVFEKNDCLIISSSSEAGPLVAIEAMAAGVLIITADIGAMKDRLPKYKFLYKKYYLGLTQAITSVKKLNSLQVQKFSIEFRTRYLENYSLSSITALYKKVL, encoded by the coding sequence ATGGAAGAAGACAAGAAATATTTAATTTTTTCACCTATAAATGAATACGGAGGTGTCAATATAGAGGTAAGTTTTATAGCCAACCTTATCAATGAAAAAAATCCTGTTGAAGTGATTTCCTTAGGAGACTATTACTCCAATGCTTTAGGTAATCTCAACTCGAATGTGAATTACAATTCCCTTGACAGAATTATATATAATCAACATTCTTTAATTCGATCAATTACAGATCTAATTTGTAAAGTCAAGCCATTATCCTCTCCAAATCACTTTAGGGTTGAAAATAAGCTCACGACGTCTTCTTTAATCAAAGTACGCAATAAAAAAATTAAGGTTATTGAAAAAGCTATTTCAAGATCTGATGTTGTTGTTATCTGTTCCCAATTAACTGCTCATTTTGTAAAAGAAATAGTGCAATTTGCTTTTCAACAAGACAAAAAAATTATATTTAGGTTAACTGGACAAATTCAGTCCCAACACTTAAAAAAAGAAAACATCCCATGGTTTAGAAAGGTATCTACATTTATTCATCATTCTTCAGAAAGCCAGGAAAGATTATCAAATTTCCTGAAAAATTCAAATAACGTAATCATAGACCAAACTACAATTTTAGAGAAAGAACTTCTACAAATTAAAATTAAGCCAAAGAAAGTGAATAAATTTTTCACTTTGTCAAGACTGCATAGTTTAAAAAATATTGATGCTGTAATTAAAGCTTTTATTAATCAATCCGAAGGAGACGATGAATTAAACATTTATGGTGATGGTGAAGAGTTAATATTTTTGAAAAAATTGGCACAGAACCAACCGAACATATTCTTTAAAGGTAAAGTGGAATTTAAAGATGTCCCAAGAGTTTTTGAAAAAAATGATTGTTTGATAATTTCTTCATCAAGCGAAGCCGGCCCATTGGTTGCCATTGAAGCCATGGCTGCGGGGGTTTTAATAATTACAGCTGATATAGGAGCAATGAAAGACAGACTTCCCAAGTATAAATTTTTATACAAGAAATATTACTTAGGTTTAACTCAAGCAATAACAAGTGTTAAGAAACTTAATTCTCTCCAAGTTCAAAAATTTTCTATTGAGTTTAGAACCAGATATTTAGAAAATTATTCTTTATCTAGCATCACGGCCTTATATAAAAAAGTACTATAA
- a CDS encoding class I SAM-dependent methyltransferase, with protein sequence MNRIMLIQYLIDKNGYSTYLEIGSQRGESLLPIKCRKKIAVDPCFLLKNKDKLKACFQNYTNFNNKYFEMTSDDFFLNRKSFLNNLGKLEIVFIDGLHTFSASLKDALNSLEYLDDNGTIVMHDCFPPHKAAATKGDNAAEVISRKHTIKGWTGEWCGDTWKTIVYLKHKYSSQLDIQVLNNDYGIGIIKYKIDTILDLNIDYDLVNKIDKLNYEDLINKPQEMISLVDEIKYENY encoded by the coding sequence ATGAATAGAATAATGTTAATTCAGTATTTAATTGATAAAAATGGATACTCCACTTACTTAGAAATAGGGAGTCAAAGAGGAGAATCTTTGCTACCTATAAAATGTAGAAAAAAAATAGCTGTGGATCCTTGTTTTCTTTTGAAAAACAAAGATAAGTTAAAAGCCTGTTTCCAAAATTATACGAATTTTAATAATAAATATTTTGAAATGACAAGTGATGATTTTTTCCTGAACAGAAAATCATTTTTAAATAATCTTGGAAAATTAGAAATTGTTTTTATAGATGGCCTTCATACCTTTTCCGCATCCTTAAAAGATGCGCTAAACTCTTTGGAATATTTAGACGATAACGGAACAATAGTTATGCACGATTGTTTTCCACCTCACAAAGCTGCGGCAACCAAAGGAGATAATGCTGCTGAAGTAATATCACGGAAACATACAATTAAAGGTTGGACCGGTGAATGGTGCGGGGATACTTGGAAAACTATTGTTTATCTTAAACATAAATATTCCAGCCAACTGGATATCCAAGTTTTAAATAATGACTATGGAATAGGTATCATTAAATATAAAATTGATACAATATTAGATTTAAATATTGATTACGATTTAGTAAATAAAATAGACAAATTGAACTATGAAGATCTAATTAATAAACCCCAAGAAATGATTAGTTTAGTTGATGAAATCAAGTACGAAAACTACTAG
- a CDS encoding N-acetylneuraminate synthase family protein — translation MKEYNTPFVIAEIGCNHKGDFEIAKEMIRVAKIFCKVDAVKFQKRSNRELLSKEQFEAPHPNPINAYGDTYGEHREFLEFNIEQHRELKEYCEEMELIYSSSVWDLTSAREIASLNPKFIKIPSACNNNYPMLEWLCANYKGEIHVSTGMTTPQEISLIVDLFKEKNRNQDLILYNCTSGYPVPFKDVCLLEVSKLKNKYAKSFKQIGFSGHHLGIAVDVAAFTLGASVVERHFTLDRTWRGTDHAASLEPAGLRKLNRDLWAVYDALSYKEKDILDIEEEQRDKLKFRTDF, via the coding sequence TTGAAAGAATATAATACTCCCTTTGTTATAGCCGAAATAGGTTGTAATCATAAAGGTGATTTCGAGATCGCTAAAGAAATGATTAGGGTTGCTAAAATATTTTGCAAAGTTGATGCGGTCAAATTTCAGAAGCGCAGTAATAGAGAATTGTTAAGTAAAGAACAGTTTGAGGCACCACATCCTAACCCCATCAACGCCTATGGAGATACTTATGGGGAACACCGCGAGTTTCTGGAGTTTAATATCGAACAACATAGGGAACTAAAAGAATATTGTGAGGAAATGGAGCTAATCTATTCCTCTTCAGTTTGGGACCTGACATCGGCTAGAGAGATAGCATCTTTAAATCCTAAGTTTATAAAGATTCCTTCAGCCTGCAACAATAATTACCCTATGTTAGAATGGTTATGTGCCAATTATAAGGGTGAAATTCATGTTTCGACTGGAATGACCACTCCCCAGGAAATATCTTTAATCGTAGATCTTTTTAAGGAAAAAAACAGAAATCAGGATCTGATCCTGTATAACTGTACCTCAGGTTACCCCGTGCCTTTTAAGGATGTATGTTTATTAGAGGTTAGTAAGCTGAAGAATAAATATGCCAAGTCTTTTAAACAAATTGGGTTTTCAGGACATCATTTGGGGATAGCAGTAGATGTAGCAGCCTTTACCTTAGGAGCATCTGTTGTAGAAAGACATTTTACTTTAGATCGAACCTGGCGAGGTACAGATCATGCGGCTTCACTTGAGCCCGCCGGTTTGCGGAAACTCAACCGCGATCTTTGGGCGGTATATGATGCATTGTCCTATAAAGAAAAAGATATTTTAGATATTGAGGAGGAACAAAGGGATAAATTGAAATTCAGAACTGATTTTTAA
- a CDS encoding class I SAM-dependent methyltransferase, protein MLSNRLKHNTKSIFNLNSTQKRAKKEIEDKVEFGSYPFENVSCQVCNSIKSRILSEKDRYGLHYTVRVCENCGLVYTSPRMVQDAYNNFYALEYRRLYSGREVPNLDNLKINEARGEKIYSYLEQFIKIKNRPVKVLEIGCSAGGILSYFKNAGCETLGVDLDANYIGYGREKLGLNLVEGTLRDVPSDFTPDIIIYSHVLEHILDIKAELLKLKSVCTKNTLLYIEVPGIKNIHASYNFNFLHYLQNAHTFHFSLTTLRNLMYKNDFKIIKGDEFIRSVFVKREEPESKEYFQNDFKEIGSYLENTERAWNKKQFSFSVIKRKFYLFIKNILVKIRCRLLKWKHQSLP, encoded by the coding sequence ATGTTATCAAACCGATTAAAACATAACACAAAATCTATTTTTAATCTAAACTCGACTCAAAAAAGAGCAAAAAAGGAGATTGAAGATAAAGTTGAATTTGGTAGTTACCCTTTCGAAAATGTAAGCTGTCAGGTTTGTAATTCTATAAAAAGTAGAATACTTTCTGAAAAAGACAGATATGGTTTACATTATACAGTAAGGGTTTGTGAAAATTGTGGTCTGGTTTATACAAGCCCTCGCATGGTCCAGGATGCTTATAATAATTTTTACGCATTGGAATACAGAAGATTATATTCAGGTAGGGAAGTTCCCAATTTGGATAATCTAAAAATTAATGAAGCAAGAGGTGAAAAAATTTATTCTTATTTAGAACAATTTATAAAAATTAAGAATAGACCAGTAAAAGTTCTGGAAATAGGTTGTAGTGCAGGAGGTATTTTATCTTATTTTAAAAATGCGGGATGTGAGACCTTAGGAGTTGATTTAGATGCAAATTATATTGGATATGGTAGAGAGAAATTAGGCCTTAATTTAGTTGAAGGTACTTTAAGAGATGTTCCTTCTGATTTTACTCCTGATATAATTATATACTCCCACGTCTTGGAGCATATACTTGATATAAAAGCAGAACTTTTGAAATTAAAATCAGTGTGTACTAAGAATACTTTGTTATATATAGAAGTTCCGGGTATAAAAAATATTCATGCTTCCTATAACTTTAATTTTCTGCATTATCTTCAAAATGCTCATACTTTTCATTTTAGTCTTACCACCCTGAGGAATTTGATGTATAAAAATGATTTTAAAATTATCAAAGGAGATGAGTTTATTAGAAGTGTATTTGTGAAAAGGGAAGAACCGGAATCAAAGGAATATTTTCAGAATGATTTTAAAGAGATAGGTTCTTATCTTGAAAATACCGAAAGAGCTTGGAATAAAAAACAATTCAGTTTTTCCGTAATAAAAAGAAAATTCTATCTTTTTATTAAGAATATTTTAGTTAAGATTAGATGTCGTTTGTTAAAATGGAAACACCAGAGTCTACCCTAA
- a CDS encoding glycosyltransferase family 2 protein, with the protein MEPVFSILFAHRNRDSERIKISFDSLRKQQLQNFEVIFVDYGSEKGLVKELEKLEREFPFVRFYHLAVPQLLWNKSKALNFGITKAKGDYVFIADIDLVFHPETSILWEKLQSPDKFYLFQLGYLDKAESQKLSGNYEFGDLKSARVGEVNGMILTSRESLMKVNGLDEFFHFYGSEDEDLFVRLENAGYQEEQRKEEYFCHNWHQSFSGTEDKLLTGNPRVKYIMRINQRHFERNRDRGIIKPLRQGEMGNFIAAERSEALKNPDMNLEIPNILARVEHFLREELPSRKGEVVQVEFFEDEFYTSLKHRLKKGLGKQTQPYISMKEVNDMVLKEILYNYRDHNYSFRLGKDLKRIDFILEV; encoded by the coding sequence ATGGAGCCAGTGTTTTCAATACTATTTGCCCACCGTAACCGGGATTCTGAAAGGATTAAAATCTCCTTTGACTCCCTGCGGAAACAACAACTTCAGAATTTTGAAGTGATCTTTGTAGATTATGGAAGCGAGAAAGGGCTTGTAAAAGAACTGGAAAAGCTTGAAAGGGAATTTCCTTTTGTTCGCTTTTATCACTTAGCAGTACCGCAGCTCTTATGGAATAAAAGCAAAGCCCTTAATTTTGGGATTACAAAAGCGAAAGGAGACTACGTTTTCATTGCAGATATTGACCTTGTTTTTCATCCTGAAACATCTATTTTATGGGAAAAGCTCCAGAGCCCGGATAAATTTTATTTATTCCAACTTGGTTATTTAGATAAGGCAGAATCACAGAAGCTTTCAGGGAATTATGAATTTGGCGATCTAAAGTCCGCCCGGGTTGGGGAGGTGAATGGAATGATTCTGACTTCCAGGGAAAGCCTGATGAAGGTGAACGGCCTGGATGAGTTTTTTCATTTTTACGGATCCGAAGACGAAGATCTTTTTGTCCGATTGGAAAATGCGGGGTATCAGGAAGAGCAAAGAAAGGAAGAGTATTTTTGCCATAACTGGCACCAAAGTTTTTCAGGGACTGAAGATAAATTGCTCACAGGAAATCCAAGGGTAAAATATATCATGCGCATTAATCAACGGCATTTTGAACGCAACCGGGACCGGGGAATTATAAAACCTCTGAGGCAGGGGGAAATGGGGAACTTTATAGCTGCGGAAAGATCAGAAGCTTTAAAGAATCCGGATATGAATCTTGAAATTCCCAATATACTTGCCCGGGTAGAACATTTTTTAAGAGAAGAATTACCTTCCCGAAAAGGAGAAGTGGTTCAGGTGGAGTTTTTTGAAGACGAATTTTATACTTCTTTAAAACACAGGTTGAAAAAAGGCCTGGGCAAGCAGACGCAGCCCTATATCTCTATGAAGGAAGTTAATGATATGGTCCTAAAGGAGATCCTTTATAATTACAGAGATCATAATTATTCCTTCAGGCTGGGGAAAGATTTGAAAAGGATCGACTTCATTTTAGAAGTTTGA
- a CDS encoding glycosyltransferase family 2 protein, with product MPQVSFIIVNYKTVDLVAKAVKSIYKHVKENSFEIILIDNSFQQEEFNFLLKKFRSIRYYEMAENLGFGKANNLGFNKAKGEYVFLLNSDAFLIDSKTITDFLSFLKRNEQVACVGGNLVNDNGRPNISYGNYLSVKKMLHDFGIRKTSRNYYYKHLATSKVCDLKKPTAVDYVSGAAIMIKSEVIKKFGLFDPRYFMYFEDMDLGYRYKKNGYQSVIIPNIKIGHLGGESTSQLNKNSSFQKQISDSKFLFLENVTNSLTVGFFRIYGSIYPRIKAIKKLFRSVNF from the coding sequence ATGCCACAAGTTTCTTTTATTATTGTAAATTATAAAACCGTTGATTTAGTCGCAAAGGCGGTCAAATCCATATACAAACATGTAAAGGAAAATTCATTTGAAATAATTTTAATTGATAACAGTTTTCAACAGGAGGAGTTCAACTTCTTGCTGAAAAAGTTCAGAAGTATTAGATACTATGAAATGGCTGAAAATTTAGGCTTTGGAAAAGCTAATAACTTGGGATTCAATAAAGCTAAAGGAGAATATGTTTTTTTACTAAATTCAGATGCTTTTTTAATTGATTCAAAAACAATTACGGATTTTTTATCATTCCTTAAACGAAATGAGCAGGTTGCATGTGTAGGGGGTAACCTTGTGAATGATAATGGAAGACCAAATATCTCTTACGGAAATTATCTAAGCGTTAAAAAAATGCTACACGATTTCGGAATAAGAAAGACTTCTCGAAATTATTACTATAAACATTTAGCCACATCAAAGGTTTGTGATCTTAAGAAACCTACTGCTGTTGATTATGTAAGTGGTGCCGCAATCATGATAAAAAGCGAGGTTATTAAAAAATTCGGATTGTTTGATCCAAGATATTTTATGTATTTTGAAGATATGGATTTAGGTTATAGGTATAAGAAAAATGGGTATCAGAGTGTGATAATTCCGAATATAAAAATAGGTCATTTAGGCGGAGAATCAACTAGTCAATTAAATAAAAATTCAAGTTTTCAAAAACAGATTTCAGATAGTAAATTCCTTTTTCTTGAAAATGTCACCAATTCTCTGACTGTAGGATTTTTTCGCATCTATGGAAGTATATACCCCAGAATAAAAGCAATAAAAAAGCTATTTAGGTCTGTTAATTTTTAA
- a CDS encoding acylneuraminate cytidylyltransferase, producing the protein MKSIGFIPLRKDSKGIKGKNKRKLLGRPLFSWVLTEAAFSTLDEVFVYTDDEEIIKFISQQYSWNSKIKVLQRSAKSATDEASTETAILEFSEKISYGFDVFCLLQATSPFTTRIEINKTLEEIKSGMDSALSVVRTQRFFWDKDGKPINYDFRERPRRQDFKGTLVENGAIYCTTSKALRKSKCRISGDIGLIEMPEDSYTEIDSVTDWNIVENLLLQRLQSERNPSRITHLFLDVDGIFTDGRVLYSENGEFAKVFDMRDGMGLEILRQDNIEVSVMTSENSALVAARMKKLNIGKVYLGVKDKLGMLQHLSLTQNIDLNNIAYLGDDVNDMTCMAGAGWSICPNNAMEEIKRISDIILTSDSGSGAIREACRFITKYNKRFERI; encoded by the coding sequence ATGAAGTCAATTGGTTTTATTCCTCTTAGAAAAGATTCCAAGGGAATTAAAGGGAAAAATAAGCGTAAATTATTAGGCCGTCCTTTATTTTCCTGGGTGCTGACAGAGGCAGCGTTTTCGACACTTGATGAGGTTTTTGTATACACCGATGATGAAGAGATAATTAAATTTATAAGCCAACAATATTCCTGGAACTCCAAAATAAAGGTTCTGCAAAGAAGCGCTAAAAGCGCTACTGATGAAGCTTCAACAGAAACTGCTATTCTGGAATTTAGCGAGAAAATCTCTTATGGATTTGATGTTTTTTGTTTGCTACAGGCAACCTCGCCCTTCACCACAAGAATAGAAATCAATAAAACCTTAGAGGAAATTAAATCCGGTATGGATTCAGCGCTAAGTGTAGTTAGAACTCAAAGATTTTTTTGGGATAAAGATGGTAAGCCAATCAATTATGACTTCCGGGAACGACCCCGGCGTCAGGATTTTAAAGGCACCCTGGTCGAAAACGGTGCTATTTACTGTACCACCAGTAAGGCACTACGGAAAAGTAAATGCAGGATTAGCGGAGATATAGGCCTTATAGAAATGCCTGAGGATTCTTATACTGAAATTGATTCGGTTACAGATTGGAATATTGTTGAAAACCTTTTACTTCAAAGACTTCAGTCGGAAAGGAATCCTTCAAGGATCACTCACCTCTTTTTAGATGTTGATGGTATTTTTACAGATGGTAGAGTATTATATTCTGAAAATGGAGAATTTGCCAAGGTATTTGATATGAGGGATGGAATGGGGCTTGAAATTTTGAGACAGGATAATATTGAGGTGTCTGTAATGACTTCAGAGAATTCAGCCCTGGTTGCTGCCAGAATGAAGAAACTGAATATTGGTAAAGTTTATTTAGGGGTTAAGGATAAATTGGGGATGCTGCAACATCTTTCCCTAACTCAGAATATTGACTTAAATAATATCGCATATCTGGGAGATGATGTTAATGATATGACTTGTATGGCAGGTGCAGGTTGGTCTATATGTCCTAATAATGCCATGGAAGAAATAAAAAGAATTTCAGATATAATTTTAACATCCGATTCCGGTTCGGGAGCGATCCGGGAAGCCTGCCGGTTTATAACTAAATATAATAAACGATTTGAAAGAATATAA